In Aphanothece sacrum FPU1, a single window of DNA contains:
- a CDS encoding ribbon-helix-helix domain-containing protein, with product MNIHLNLEQEEFIESQIKQGKYTNVQQVIDHALKLLEQEDQDYEKWLDETRQKVAIGLNQLERGEKVDGETVIAQLEQKFACLRQEKLHG from the coding sequence ATGAATATTCACTTAAATTTAGAACAAGAAGAATTCATTGAATCTCAGATTAAGCAAGGAAAATATACTAATGTTCAGCAAGTAATTGATCACGCTTTAAAGCTGTTAGAACAAGAAGATCAAGATTATGAAAAATGGCTTGATGAAACTCGTCAAAAAGTTGCAATTGGTTTAAATCAATTGGAAAGAGGTGAAAAGGTTGATGGAGAAACTGTTATAGCACAATTAGAACAGAAATTTGCTTGTTTACGTCAGGAAAAATTACATGGCTAA
- a CDS encoding type II toxin-antitoxin system RelE/ParE family toxin produces the protein MAKYSISEEAIRDLDEISDYFALQSLEAGESFIRRFADKCRNLVNFPNMGRSYTEIMPNLRGIPLDNYIILYQVIKEEIEIVRVVSGYRDLGILFDDHE, from the coding sequence ATGGCTAAATATAGCATTTCTGAGGAAGCTATCCGTGATTTAGATGAGATTTCTGATTATTTTGCTCTGCAAAGTTTAGAAGCAGGTGAAAGCTTTATTCGTCGATTTGCTGATAAGTGTAGAAATCTAGTGAATTTTCCGAATATGGGACGAAGTTATACAGAAATTATGCCTAATTTACGAGGTATTCCTCTAGATAATTATATTATTTTATATCAGGTAATCAAAGAAGAAATTGAAATCGTTAGAGTTGTGAGTGGGTATCGAGATTTAGGAATTTTATTTGATGATCATGAATAA